In one Candidatus Zixiibacteriota bacterium genomic region, the following are encoded:
- the rbfA gene encoding 30S ribosome-binding factor RbfA, with the protein MKQFQRSDRLGEQIRRDLSILLENELKDFGYGMVTITAVQLSRDLRHAKVSYSFLGSEESRILIDNFFFREARRLRGQIGKNLSIRHIPELLFKFDPSTEAGLKIERLLNEVNDKRKP; encoded by the coding sequence ATGAAACAATTTCAGCGTTCAGACCGCTTAGGTGAACAGATTCGCCGGGATCTTTCAATCTTACTTGAAAACGAGTTGAAAGATTTCGGTTATGGAATGGTCACGATAACTGCTGTCCAGCTTTCCAGAGACCTTCGGCATGCCAAGGTTTCTTATTCGTTTTTGGGAAGCGAAGAGTCGCGTATTTTAATTGATAATTTCTTTTTTCGCGAAGCTCGCAGGCTCCGGGGCCAAATCGGAAAGAATCTGAGCATCCGCCACATTCCCGAACTCCTCTTCAAATTCGATCCTTCGACAGAGGCCGGTTTAAAAATTGAACGGTTATTGAATGAAGTTAATGACAAACGTAAACCCTGA
- the rpsO gene encoding 30S ribosomal protein S15 produces MPVTKERKAALMAEHRLHEKDTGSPEVQISLLTERINHLTGHMQVHKKDFHSRHGLLKLVGQRRRLLDYLKSRDIESYRDMLVQLGLRR; encoded by the coding sequence ATGCCAGTAACAAAGGAGCGCAAAGCTGCGCTTATGGCAGAACACCGTTTGCACGAGAAAGATACCGGATCACCCGAAGTGCAAATTTCCCTGCTGACTGAACGGATAAATCATTTAACGGGTCACATGCAGGTACATAAGAAGGATTTTCACAGCCGCCATGGGCTGCTCAAGCTGGTCGGTCAAAGACGCCGCCTGCTTGATTATCTTAAGAGCCGCGATATCGAAAGTTATCGCGATATGCTGGTTCAGTTGGGGCTACGTCGCTAA
- a CDS encoding bifunctional oligoribonuclease/PAP phosphatase NrnA encodes MTNVNPEALISEAVAKIDEIHDRIASASTVLVVSHIDPDGDALGTQLACGHYLTEIGKTVVMTHDSNIPVKYHFLPEIEKIVRADTLDKTQRFDVALVLECPVIDRAGNSAHYLAQSDTIINIDHHRDNNHYGHINWLDVSASSVGQMMFEYFAQTGYRIPQSVAEHLYTAVLTDSGRFRYGTTSARTFEVAAELVRCGANPRHICDQIYYNTPQSWTKLLAVVLQSLEFHAQGKACFLSLTKEMLKKNGAQESESDGLVDYTLYSQGVEAGALFKEVDKSHTKVSLRTKDHVNASIIAAIYGGGGHFNAAGCLLPKSIEEAKLEILTHLQEQFSPHE; translated from the coding sequence ATGACAAACGTAAACCCTGAAGCACTCATATCGGAAGCCGTCGCCAAGATCGATGAAATCCATGATCGCATTGCCAGCGCATCGACGGTTTTGGTCGTCTCCCATATTGACCCCGACGGTGACGCGCTTGGGACGCAACTGGCTTGTGGTCATTATCTGACCGAAATTGGCAAGACCGTCGTCATGACGCATGATTCCAATATTCCAGTGAAATATCACTTTTTGCCGGAAATCGAAAAGATAGTTCGGGCCGACACATTGGACAAAACACAACGTTTTGATGTCGCATTAGTTCTTGAATGTCCGGTCATTGACCGAGCCGGGAATAGCGCACACTATCTCGCTCAGTCAGACACTATCATAAATATAGATCACCATCGAGACAATAACCATTACGGCCACATTAATTGGCTGGATGTCTCTGCATCGTCAGTCGGGCAGATGATGTTTGAATATTTTGCGCAGACTGGCTATCGGATTCCGCAATCTGTGGCCGAGCATCTCTATACTGCCGTTTTGACAGATTCCGGCCGTTTTCGCTATGGCACAACTTCGGCACGAACATTTGAAGTTGCCGCTGAACTTGTACGATGCGGTGCGAATCCAAGACATATTTGTGACCAGATATACTATAACACCCCCCAGTCATGGACAAAGCTCCTCGCCGTGGTTCTGCAGAGCCTCGAATTTCATGCCCAGGGAAAGGCATGCTTTCTCAGCCTGACAAAAGAAATGCTCAAAAAAAACGGGGCACAGGAGTCTGAGTCTGACGGCCTTGTGGATTACACACTCTATTCTCAGGGAGTCGAAGCTGGCGCGCTTTTCAAAGAGGTAGACAAATCCCATACCAAGGTGTCTCTGAGAACAAAAGATCATGTCAATGCCTCAATTATAGCTGCAATTTATGGCGGAGGGGGGCATTTCAATGCCGCCGGTTGCCTTCTCCCGAAATCGATAGAAGAAGCAAAATTGGAAATCCTCACTCACCTTCAGGAGCAATTCAGCCCTCATGAGTGA
- a CDS encoding bifunctional riboflavin kinase/FAD synthetase: protein MSLKVVHGLNNIGKSKKHGSVVTIGVFDGVHGGHQAILNRLRESEQSEDLESVVLTFLNHPLELLVPDKAPRLLTSPTEKENFMGDSVSGRMIVIEFTETVKNLTHEDFAREILVAQLKTKRLIVGFNHFIGRNRGGTIPEMQRLGREFGFEVEVVEPVLFSGKPISSSRIRSSLMDGHLEDALTMLGHPYAITGAVERGIGMGRKLGYPTANVRCHDRKLLPKEGVYACKALVEGEEKHGMLFIGQNHLNPVSGVTVEANLFDFDKDIYYSIITVCPMYYIRESRKFESTEALIAQIELDKKHVLEIISKGETTCQ from the coding sequence ATGAGCTTGAAAGTCGTCCACGGCTTGAATAATATCGGCAAAAGCAAAAAACATGGCTCGGTTGTGACGATTGGCGTATTTGATGGAGTCCACGGAGGACATCAGGCCATCCTCAACCGGCTTAGGGAATCCGAGCAAAGTGAAGATCTTGAGTCGGTTGTACTGACATTTTTAAATCACCCTTTGGAGCTTCTTGTCCCGGACAAAGCGCCTCGCCTCTTGACTTCTCCAACAGAAAAAGAGAACTTTATGGGTGATTCTGTTTCCGGACGCATGATTGTAATAGAGTTTACCGAAACTGTGAAGAATTTGACACATGAAGATTTTGCTCGGGAGATATTGGTCGCTCAGCTCAAGACCAAACGCCTGATTGTTGGATTCAATCACTTCATTGGAAGGAACAGAGGGGGCACGATTCCGGAGATGCAGAGACTTGGCCGGGAGTTTGGCTTCGAAGTTGAGGTCGTAGAGCCTGTCCTGTTTAGCGGCAAACCTATTTCTTCCTCTCGGATTCGCTCGTCGCTTATGGATGGTCATCTGGAAGACGCTTTGACAATGCTTGGCCATCCCTATGCCATCACCGGCGCCGTCGAGCGAGGAATTGGGATGGGACGAAAGTTGGGATACCCGACGGCAAATGTCCGCTGTCATGATCGGAAACTACTGCCCAAAGAAGGCGTGTATGCATGCAAAGCCCTTGTTGAAGGGGAGGAAAAGCACGGAATGCTCTTTATCGGGCAAAATCATTTAAATCCCGTCTCCGGAGTGACGGTTGAAGCAAATCTTTTTGATTTTGATAAGGACATATATTATTCCATAATTACTGTCTGTCCCATGTATTATATTCGGGAGAGCCGTAAATTCGAGTCCACCGAAGCTCTGATTGCTCAAATTGAATTAGATAAGAAACATGTTTTGGAAATAATAAGTAAAGGAGAAACGACATGCCAGTAA
- the truB gene encoding tRNA pseudouridine(55) synthase TruB produces the protein MSEQYDGVLLLNKLRGISSHDAVVMVRRAIKQRSIGHTGTLDPLAEGLLVLCLGRSTRLSQFISDCDKCYEAEITLGIRSETGDAEGVSPNETSLDISHITPYQISEVLGSFRGEITQQVPLYSAVRVDGERLYKSARRGETVERPSRQVCIHKLQLLGHEENRLFIFVRCSKGTYIRSLAVDIGEKLGCGAYLSGLKRSHVGMLSLSKSVNLSEIRALHQDKLLQGRLLSAEDVLHFGAITIHDTFLSRVANGVVPLPQDIAEINCVFSTGERILLQSQSGKALAVAKANYSSEDLMRLPGTTNAILSYERVLS, from the coding sequence ATGAGTGAGCAATACGACGGAGTGCTTCTTCTTAATAAGCTGCGTGGAATCTCAAGCCACGATGCGGTGGTGATGGTTCGACGCGCAATAAAACAGAGATCAATCGGTCACACTGGCACATTGGATCCCCTGGCAGAGGGCCTTCTTGTTCTTTGCTTGGGTCGTTCGACCCGTCTGAGCCAATTCATTTCAGACTGCGATAAGTGTTATGAGGCCGAAATAACCTTGGGTATCCGATCAGAAACAGGCGACGCAGAAGGTGTTTCTCCCAATGAAACATCACTGGATATTTCACATATTACACCATACCAAATAAGCGAAGTATTAGGGTCGTTTAGAGGCGAGATCACGCAGCAGGTTCCTCTTTACTCGGCAGTCAGAGTCGACGGGGAACGGCTTTACAAGTCGGCCAGACGGGGCGAAACGGTCGAAAGGCCGTCTCGGCAGGTCTGTATTCACAAGCTTCAGCTTCTGGGACACGAAGAGAATCGTCTTTTTATTTTCGTAAGGTGCTCAAAGGGGACATATATCCGATCGTTGGCAGTGGATATTGGTGAAAAGCTCGGATGTGGCGCATATCTCTCAGGCCTAAAACGCAGTCATGTGGGAATGCTTTCCCTCTCGAAATCGGTGAATCTTTCAGAAATTAGAGCCCTCCATCAGGATAAGTTACTCCAAGGTCGACTTCTGTCTGCAGAAGATGTTCTGCATTTCGGCGCAATTACAATCCATGACACGTTTCTCTCCCGTGTGGCGAACGGCGTGGTGCCTCTGCCCCAGGACATAGCCGAAATAAATTGCGTATTCAGTACCGGCGAACGAATACTGCTTCAGAGCCAGTCCGGAAAGGCTTTGGCTGTGGCCAAAGCCAACTATTCGTCAGAGGACTTGATGCGCCTGCCTGGCACGACAAACGCCATCCTCAGCTACGAGCGGGTGCTATCATGA
- the infB gene encoding translation initiation factor IF-2, whose amino-acid sequence MASKPKRIHELAKDYKISSNAMVTILRNLKFEPKSHMSFATPEMIAGVNIKFAQERLVAKKEMEHKIQASRVRPPSQQQQHHQPPPPTQSSQSSDNTSIGGIKVAKVNTEVTGIMRKIEKKQKKKDRRKKKDRREVDQSEVAKSFKATMATLGVAKGKKRFRRDGEEGGVEIADENIIEVSEYMSVAELAKLMDVKAVEVVGKLFSMGSMATINQRLDMDTISMVASEFGFQTKQLAEIGESSREAEREEELTVRAPVVTIMGHVDHGKTSLLDYIRKSNVVAGEAGAITQHIGAYEVSHGDERIVFLDTPGHEAFTAMRARGTQLTDLVVLVVAADEGVRPQTVEAIDHARAGSVPIIVALSKIDKPQANAENVRRQLAELNLLAEDWGGKTIMVEISAKSGQGVDRLLDMILLQAELMELKADPSIRAQGAIVDAKLERGRGPVATVLIQRGICRIGDPIVAGIYSGRVRTIVNDKDQSLQVVGPSTPVQITGLSGVPQAGDSFLGVRDDQEAKEITLKRGQLKREYEFRRPSAPVSLEKVFDRIQEGQIKEVKLIIKGDVDGSVEVLADTLGKISTTEVATKIIHRGVGAITESDVLLAAASDAIIIGFHVAPDPRAREVARREKVDIRQYNIIYEAEDDVRKALEGLLSPTVSERFVGMAEVRDLFKVPKIGVIAGCYVKEGRMNRKDRVRLLRDGKIIYSGMVGSLRRFKDDAREVKEGFECGIGIENYNDLKVGDIIEAIELVETARTLS is encoded by the coding sequence AAATCCCATATGTCATTCGCAACTCCGGAAATGATTGCTGGTGTAAACATAAAATTCGCTCAGGAGCGTCTTGTAGCGAAAAAAGAGATGGAACATAAAATTCAGGCCTCGCGTGTCAGGCCGCCATCACAGCAACAGCAGCATCATCAGCCGCCTCCGCCTACTCAATCATCACAATCTTCTGATAACACGTCGATTGGCGGTATCAAAGTCGCCAAGGTCAACACCGAAGTTACCGGTATCATGCGCAAAATCGAAAAGAAGCAGAAGAAAAAAGACCGTCGTAAGAAGAAAGACCGGCGCGAAGTAGATCAGAGCGAAGTCGCAAAAAGTTTCAAAGCGACAATGGCCACCCTTGGCGTCGCCAAGGGCAAAAAGAGATTCCGACGTGATGGAGAAGAGGGTGGTGTTGAAATTGCTGACGAAAACATAATTGAAGTCAGCGAGTATATGTCGGTCGCCGAACTCGCAAAGTTGATGGATGTGAAGGCAGTCGAAGTTGTCGGGAAACTATTCTCGATGGGCTCCATGGCAACTATCAATCAGCGGCTGGATATGGATACCATCAGCATGGTCGCCTCTGAGTTTGGTTTTCAAACCAAACAACTTGCCGAAATTGGAGAATCCTCGCGCGAAGCCGAGCGGGAAGAAGAGCTTACCGTCCGCGCACCTGTCGTGACGATTATGGGGCACGTCGATCATGGAAAAACTTCGCTACTCGATTACATCCGCAAATCGAATGTTGTCGCGGGCGAAGCCGGCGCAATTACACAGCATATCGGCGCGTATGAAGTTTCTCACGGTGATGAACGAATTGTATTTCTTGATACCCCCGGTCACGAGGCCTTTACCGCGATGCGCGCCAGAGGAACACAGCTGACCGATCTTGTCGTATTAGTTGTAGCCGCAGATGAAGGTGTTCGCCCTCAGACCGTCGAAGCTATTGACCATGCTCGAGCAGGCAGCGTGCCTATTATCGTTGCCTTGAGCAAAATTGATAAGCCGCAAGCCAATGCGGAAAATGTACGACGCCAACTTGCCGAGCTTAATCTTCTCGCTGAAGACTGGGGTGGAAAGACGATCATGGTTGAGATTTCCGCCAAATCGGGTCAGGGTGTAGATAGGCTTCTCGATATGATCCTGCTTCAAGCCGAGCTTATGGAGCTCAAGGCAGACCCATCGATTCGCGCTCAAGGTGCAATTGTCGATGCCAAGCTCGAAAGAGGACGGGGACCAGTTGCGACTGTTCTGATCCAAAGAGGTATTTGCCGAATCGGAGATCCTATCGTTGCCGGTATTTATAGTGGGCGTGTGCGAACAATTGTCAATGACAAAGACCAGTCCCTTCAGGTGGTTGGTCCTTCCACCCCAGTGCAGATAACTGGACTTTCCGGTGTTCCCCAGGCTGGCGATAGCTTCCTGGGTGTTCGCGATGATCAGGAAGCCAAAGAAATCACACTCAAACGAGGCCAGTTGAAGCGCGAATATGAGTTCCGCCGTCCTTCGGCCCCTGTATCACTGGAAAAGGTTTTCGACCGAATTCAGGAAGGGCAAATCAAGGAAGTTAAACTTATTATTAAAGGGGACGTCGATGGTTCGGTCGAAGTCCTTGCCGACACACTCGGAAAGATTTCGACAACTGAAGTTGCCACAAAAATCATTCACCGGGGGGTAGGTGCGATAACTGAATCGGACGTTCTGCTTGCTGCGGCTTCGGATGCCATTATTATCGGATTCCATGTCGCTCCCGACCCTCGCGCCCGCGAAGTTGCCCGACGCGAGAAGGTGGATATTCGCCAGTACAATATCATTTACGAAGCTGAGGACGATGTAAGAAAAGCCCTTGAGGGACTTCTATCTCCGACAGTCTCCGAGCGTTTTGTCGGTATGGCTGAAGTGCGCGACCTCTTTAAAGTGCCGAAAATCGGCGTCATCGCCGGATGCTATGTCAAAGAAGGCCGCATGAACCGCAAAGACCGTGTGCGTCTACTTCGAGATGGTAAAATTATCTATTCCGGTATGGTTGGATCGCTCAGAAGGTTCAAAGATGATGCGCGCGAAGTCAAGGAAGGCTTTGAATGCGGAATAGGGATCGAGAATTATAACGATTTGAAAGTTGGAGATATTATAGAAGCGATAGAGCTTGTCGAGACAGCTCGAACGCTTAGTTGA
- the pnp gene encoding polyribonucleotide nucleotidyltransferase: protein MVHTVEFDLGGRRMIIETGRIAKQANGAVTVRYGDSMVVATVCSGTEPKEGFDFFPLTVEYKEKSYAAGKIPGGFFKREGRPTEKEILSSRIIDRPIRPLFPDDFLGETQCISYVVSHDQKNDTDILALIGTAAAIAVSDVPALKTIAGCRVGKIDGEFVVNPTIQQMEESDISITMAGSANDITMVEGGGHEISEEDIINALLFGHEHIKTIVAKIDELRSKAGKPKFTYTPVATNPELTAKVTSLVGNEYDNLNKISDKDTRRTKKKEFDKSIVTKLKDEFPDMGSKAKTILHDLDSLSMRNMILKDNVRIDGRKPDDIREISCETGVLPRAHGSSLFTRGQTQALVAVTLGTKVDEQRLDELEGESTKSYMLHYNFPPFSTGETKPLRGTSRREIGHGALAERALIPVIPSETNFPYTVRVVSDIMESNGSSSMATVCGGSLSMMDAGIPIKTAVAGIAMGLIKGDGKVAILTDILGDEDHFGDMDFKVAGTANGVTAIQMDIKIDGLDIETMRVALDKARTARLKILEVMNAALPKHRDQLSEFAPRIITVKINPSKIGELIGPGGKIIRGIVEETGAKIDINDDGTVLIASVDADAGRAALARVMEITAEAEMGRVYNGTVRRVADFGAFVEIFPGTDGLVHISELDVKRVGRVEDVVKVGDRIDVKVINIDNDGKIRLSRRALLVEQQQ, encoded by the coding sequence ATGGTTCATACTGTAGAATTTGATCTCGGTGGACGCCGCATGATCATCGAAACCGGCCGAATTGCCAAACAGGCAAACGGTGCGGTAACTGTCCGGTACGGAGACTCAATGGTAGTTGCCACTGTCTGCTCCGGAACAGAGCCGAAAGAGGGATTTGACTTTTTCCCTCTTACTGTTGAATACAAAGAAAAATCGTATGCCGCCGGAAAGATTCCGGGCGGGTTCTTCAAACGAGAAGGACGTCCCACCGAAAAGGAAATCCTCTCCTCGCGTATTATCGACCGGCCCATACGGCCGCTCTTTCCTGATGATTTTCTTGGAGAGACACAGTGCATCAGTTATGTCGTTTCTCACGATCAGAAGAATGACACCGATATCCTTGCGCTGATAGGCACCGCCGCAGCAATCGCAGTTTCCGATGTCCCCGCATTGAAAACGATCGCTGGCTGCAGAGTCGGCAAAATCGATGGCGAATTTGTTGTCAATCCGACAATTCAGCAAATGGAAGAGAGCGATATTTCAATCACTATGGCTGGCTCGGCGAACGACATCACGATGGTTGAAGGCGGCGGTCATGAGATATCAGAAGAGGATATCATCAATGCGCTTCTGTTTGGGCATGAGCATATCAAAACCATAGTTGCCAAAATCGATGAGCTTCGTTCAAAAGCCGGCAAGCCGAAATTTACCTACACTCCTGTTGCTACAAATCCTGAGCTGACAGCCAAAGTGACTTCGCTCGTCGGAAATGAGTATGACAACCTCAATAAAATCTCTGATAAGGACACGCGTCGGACGAAAAAGAAAGAGTTCGATAAATCAATTGTTACAAAACTGAAAGATGAGTTCCCCGACATGGGTAGCAAGGCGAAGACAATTCTTCATGATCTTGATTCTCTTTCCATGCGTAATATGATTCTCAAAGACAATGTGAGAATCGACGGTCGCAAGCCCGATGACATTCGTGAGATTAGCTGCGAGACCGGTGTTCTTCCTCGCGCCCACGGCTCTTCGCTTTTCACCCGCGGTCAAACGCAGGCACTTGTTGCTGTGACCTTGGGAACAAAGGTTGACGAGCAACGGCTTGATGAACTCGAGGGTGAATCGACCAAAAGCTACATGCTCCACTACAATTTCCCGCCGTTCAGCACCGGAGAAACCAAACCGCTTCGCGGCACAAGCCGCAGAGAAATCGGCCATGGCGCACTTGCCGAGCGCGCCTTGATTCCTGTGATACCCAGCGAGACGAACTTTCCGTATACGGTTCGCGTTGTCTCGGATATCATGGAATCCAATGGTTCATCCTCCATGGCTACGGTATGCGGCGGCTCGCTCTCAATGATGGATGCGGGTATTCCCATCAAGACTGCGGTTGCCGGTATTGCAATGGGTCTGATCAAAGGTGATGGCAAAGTCGCCATTCTGACCGACATCCTCGGCGATGAGGATCATTTTGGCGATATGGACTTCAAAGTTGCCGGAACGGCTAATGGTGTGACTGCAATCCAGATGGATATTAAAATCGACGGGCTGGATATTGAAACAATGCGAGTTGCGCTCGACAAGGCACGCACGGCGAGACTGAAGATACTTGAAGTCATGAATGCCGCTCTACCGAAACATCGCGATCAACTCTCAGAGTTTGCCCCAAGGATTATCACCGTCAAAATTAATCCTTCCAAGATTGGCGAGTTGATTGGCCCTGGCGGCAAAATCATTCGTGGAATTGTCGAGGAAACGGGCGCGAAAATTGACATCAATGATGACGGCACAGTGCTTATTGCATCAGTCGATGCCGATGCCGGACGCGCGGCTCTTGCCCGTGTGATGGAGATTACCGCCGAAGCTGAAATGGGACGCGTTTACAATGGCACAGTCCGCCGTGTGGCAGATTTCGGCGCCTTTGTGGAGATATTCCCAGGAACAGATGGCTTGGTTCATATTTCAGAGCTGGATGTGAAGCGTGTGGGCAGGGTAGAAGACGTTGTCAAGGTCGGGGATAGAATCGATGTAAAAGTAATAAACATCGACAATGATGGTAAAATCCGACTTTCACGAAGAGCCCTCCTTGTCGAGCAACAGCAATAA